The following nucleotide sequence is from Candidatus Omnitrophota bacterium.
GCTCCCGGATGGTCAGTGTATTCCCTGACGGCCGTTTTGCCGTTCTGCACACGGACGGAGTCGGCCAAAAAATCAATAGCTTTCCCTCTATATATCCTGTTTTTTTTTACGAGTATTTCTTTTTTCAGCATTTTGAATATTATCAAATGGTCATAATTCGCGCAATCACAGAGAGCGGCCACGCCAAAGCGGCAGCTTTGCGCTTGCCGAATCGGCGCTGATTTAATACTATTTGGACTGAATTATGAGCGATATTTTAACTGAGATTGTAAGACAGCGGAAGATAGACGTGGGCGAAGACATGAAACGGCTTCCGCTCAGCCGCATGAAATCGCTGATCAGACGCGCCGCGAAAGCGAGGGATTTTGACGGAGCCCTCAGTGTCCGGCCCTATTCGCTGATCGCCGAGATAAAAAGGTCATCGCCGTCCGAGGGCGTGATCGTCAGGCGTTTTGATCCGGCGAAATTGGCCGAAATTTACGCCTCATCCGGAGCTGACGCCGTTTCCGTGCTGACGGAGAACAGGTTCTTCGGCGGGGATCAGGATATGATAGGAGAGGTGAAGAAGAGCTGCCCTCTTCCCGTGTTGAGAAAGGATTTTATTTTTTCGGAATATCAGGTTTATGAATCCAGGTATTACGGGGCCGACGCGCTACTTCTGATCGCCAGGATTCTGGATAAAGATTTGTTAAGGGATTTGTTTGATTTAAGCAGGCGGCTCGGAATGACGCCCCTCGTGGAGCTTTACGGTGAGCGGGACAGGGAGAAGATAAAAGGCATGAAAATACCGGTGCTGGGTATAAACACGAGAGACCTGAAAAGCGGCGAGATCAGTTTCGCGAAAGCCGCCGCTCTTGCAGGTAAAGTAAAAACGGAAACGCTTGTGTGTGAGAGCGGGATAAGGAGCCGCGGGGACATAGACGAGGCCCTCGATGCGGGATTTAATTCTTTTCTCGTCGGCACGGCCATCCTGAAAAGCCGTGATAAGAGAAAATTTATAAGGAGCTTGACAGCAAAATGAAAAAGAAAGGATCATCCAAGGGTGTGAGAATAGCCATTGTCGGTTCAGGTTATGTGGGCCTTGTGAGCGGCATATGTTTCGCCGAAATTGGACACAGTGTCATATGCGTTGATAATAATAAGGAGAAAATCAAGAAACTGAAAAAAGGTTTAATGCCGATTTATGAGCCCGGCCTTGATAAGCTCTTGAAGAAGAACATGAAAAAAGGCCGGCTCAAATTCTCGGATTCCGTGAAAAAAGCGGTGCCTGTATCGGATGCTATTTTCATAGCGGTCAACACCCCTCCCCGTCCTGACGGCTCATGCGATCTCCAGTATGTGGAGGCGGTCTCCAGAGAGGTGGCGCTCTCAATGAACGGTTACAAAGTTATTGTTGAGAAATCCACGGTTCCCGCCTCAACCGGTCAGAAAATAAAACAGACGGTCAAAATATACAATAAGAAAAACCTTCCGTTTGACGTTGTATCCAACCCCGAGTTTCTGAGGGAAGGGAAAGCCATAGGCGATTTTCTCAAGCCCGACAGGATAGTGATAGGTGTTGAAAGCAAAAAAGCAGAGGAGCTCATGCGCAGGATCTACGCTCCCGTAAAAGCGCCGATGATAGTGACGAACACGGAGACATCGGAATTGATAAAGCACGCGTCCAACTCGTTTCTCGCGACAAAGATATCTTTCATAAACGCCGTGGCGAATATAGCCGAAAGGGTGGGTGCGGATATAAAGGATATTTCTCTCGCCATGGGGCTCGACAAAAGGATAGGCGGCCGTTTTCTCGACGCGGGTATAGGTTTCGGGGGCTCGTGTTTTCCCAAAGACGTGTTGGCCTTCATCCATATGGCTCACGAGGCGGGTATAGACTTCAGGATGCTCAAAGAGGTCTACGGAATAAATGAGAGCCAGCGTATGACAGTGATAAACAAACTCACGGATATTGTGTGGAACATAGAGGGGAAAAAGATAGCTGTTTGGGGACTCTCCTTTAAGCCGGACACGGATGATCTGCGCAACGCCCCGGCCATAGATATCGTCAGGGAACTTCTCAAATTCAACGCGCAGGTCTGTGTTTATGACCCTGTCGCCATGGACGGTTTTAAGAAAATATTTGGGAAAGAGAAAAATCTCAAATACGCGCAGGCCATGACGGCCGTCAAAGGCGCGGACGCTCTCATGCTGCTGACCGAATGGGAAGAGTTTTCCAAAGCTGATATGAAAAAGGTGAAATCGCTGATGAGGGTGCCGGCGCTGATAGACGGCAGGAATCTTTATGATCCCGCGAAAATGAAAAAACTGGGATTTCTTTACAGGGGAGTGGGAAGAGTATGAGGATTGTTATCACCGGAGGCGCGGGCTTTATAGGCTCGCATCTGTGCGACAGGTTTCTTAAGGAAGGCGCTGAAATTATCTGCATGGATAATCTCATCACGGGATCCACGGAGAACATAAAACATCTGTTCTCAAATCAAAAATTTTCTTTCATGGAATATGACGTGACGAATTATATTTATGTTGACGGTGCGGTGGACGGTATA
It contains:
- a CDS encoding indole-3-glycerol-phosphate synthase gives rise to the protein MSDILTEIVRQRKIDVGEDMKRLPLSRMKSLIRRAAKARDFDGALSVRPYSLIAEIKRSSPSEGVIVRRFDPAKLAEIYASSGADAVSVLTENRFFGGDQDMIGEVKKSCPLPVLRKDFIFSEYQVYESRYYGADALLLIARILDKDLLRDLFDLSRRLGMTPLVELYGERDREKIKGMKIPVLGINTRDLKSGEISFAKAAALAGKVKTETLVCESGIRSRGDIDEALDAGFNSFLVGTAILKSRDKRKFIRSLTAK
- a CDS encoding UDP-glucose/GDP-mannose dehydrogenase family protein — translated: MRIAIVGSGYVGLVSGICFAEIGHSVICVDNNKEKIKKLKKGLMPIYEPGLDKLLKKNMKKGRLKFSDSVKKAVPVSDAIFIAVNTPPRPDGSCDLQYVEAVSREVALSMNGYKVIVEKSTVPASTGQKIKQTVKIYNKKNLPFDVVSNPEFLREGKAIGDFLKPDRIVIGVESKKAEELMRRIYAPVKAPMIVTNTETSELIKHASNSFLATKISFINAVANIAERVGADIKDISLAMGLDKRIGGRFLDAGIGFGGSCFPKDVLAFIHMAHEAGIDFRMLKEVYGINESQRMTVINKLTDIVWNIEGKKIAVWGLSFKPDTDDLRNAPAIDIVRELLKFNAQVCVYDPVAMDGFKKIFGKEKNLKYAQAMTAVKGADALMLLTEWEEFSKADMKKVKSLMRVPALIDGRNLYDPAKMKKLGFLYRGVGRV